GTCATGCTTCTTCATTGGAATGGAGTAGTAGCTCTCAGCAAACTTTGAAATCATCAACCTCTTCTCACACACACAAAAGAACAATACAGATGTCTGAAATTAGTCTAAAACAAAACCATTTACACTTCCGGTAATATTAATATTCAATAAAATGGAAACATGTTGTAGTACCAATGGAGTCAAGACGGTAGCTAATATGCTAAGGAGGAAACCTTCACCGGGCTTGTGAATAAGGAGTTCAGCAAAACGAGTTAGATAGAAATTTGATATGTTAATACCCCAAGCATAGAAGTTCGGTATGATCCATTGCTTGGTTCGGACTACCATTGTGCATGGTTTCTCCATACCTAAAGAAAAATTATAGAAAGTAATAAAAATATAATCGCAATGTTTCATTTTTATCTAGGAAACTATAAAGACGAAGACAATATAATCATGATAGGCAATGCTACTAAATGTATACATTGGAATGCTTTAACAAAATGGACATAATAATGTTTCAGTTTCACTAACAAGGAGAAACAAGGTATGTTTAATTGAGGATTGAATATTTTTACCGTTTACTTTTGCGCATTCATTAGCAATGTCAAGGGCTGAATTTCCATAGCCAACGACAGTCACACACTTGTCCTTGATCATCTCCTTAGCTTTCTCACTACCCATTTTGGAGTAGTCCATGGAGTGGATCACTTTCCCATCAAATGCTTCTGGGCCTCTACCAGGAGGGAAATTGGGTATGTTGGGATAATTGCTAAACCTTCCCGTACAAAGAATCACAAAGTCTACCATGTGTACCTGGAGAAagggaatacatgtttatgaacagTCACATGAGAAAAGTTAATTAGTGTAACACCCTGGCCCAATATGAGTTATGACTAGCCCACCTGTAGGGTGGACCCATATATGTAGCACTCCCCTTACACTTTCATCTTTGCACCATGTAAAATGGTTTGCCCAATGGTGCTATATTAGGAATACAAGGCTGGACCAAAGAAAGGGTCGTTGTTTATTTGGCAAAGTATTGTGGGAATTCAAACTTTCAAGAGAGGTTATGTATGGCGGGATGGAACGGGCTCTCAAATAAATATTTGGGATGATCCTTGGATTCCTTCTAGTACATCAAGAAAGGTTATAACACCTAGAGGATGGgcgaaccaacctatggttggatgACTAGAAGGACagaggtatccccagcccaccagggttcaaatcctggtgctcacattattcctggatttattttaggattttcagCGATGtggattcagtgggaggagacgttcccgtcgatgacgaggcgcatatggtgactttgtaaatccCAAAATGATGTGCCGGCAAAGTCTCTCGaagatgctcatagggatagggtgtgtgtgtgtgcattcataggggtgagtgtatgcgtatATGTATGAGTGCTTGCGTCTATACTGTGTTCAAAAAAGAACACCTAGAGCAAGGACAATGTTATAACACCTAGTGGAGGAAATTATAGACCCTCACACATGACAATGGGATCTGGAACTTATTAGGTCTGTCTTTTCACAGGTTGGTGTCGCTAGAATAATTCAAATTCCTCTCCGGACGGAGGCCATGGAAGATCTTGTGGCGTGGTAGTATACAAGGTCAGGAACCTTCTCAGTTCAGTCGGCGTACCACGCAGAGTTTAACCATCAGTTTGGGAGCCAAATAGCCAGGTCGGACAGGGTAGCGTTCAGTTAAACTCCATATGGAAACAACTTTGATAACTATATACTCCAAGGAAAATAAAACACTTTGGATGGAAGGTGCTCCGGGGTGTACTACCATGCATGGGAATCTTAGCCGCAAGACACATTCCAGTCCTTCTGCAATGTCCAGTTTGCAAGACCGGGATTGATGACATTCAACACGTTCTTTTCTGTTGTCCTCAGG
Above is a window of Triticum dicoccoides isolate Atlit2015 ecotype Zavitan unplaced genomic scaffold, WEW_v2.0 scaffold68036, whole genome shotgun sequence DNA encoding:
- the LOC119347445 gene encoding probable flavin-containing monooxygenase 1 → MVDFVILCTGRFSNYPNIPNFPPGRGPEAFDGKVIHSMDYSKMGSEKAKEMIKDKCVTVVGYGNSALDIANECAKVNGMEKPCTMVVRTKQWIIPNFYAWGINISNFYLTRFAELLIHKPGEGFLLSILATVLTPLRLMISKFAESYYSIPMKKHDMVPDHSFFEGMVGCMLSTTPKDHYKNLEEGIIVIRKSKTFGFCKEGVLVEGESTLVKSDIVIFGTGFNGDQNIKDMFMSKYFHTIIVGSTSTTAQLYRSSLY